From the genome of Burkholderia pyrrocinia:
GATGATGTCGTTCCGCTTGAACGTGTTCCGGTAGGCCTGCAGGCTCGCGTAGAACTGATAGAACTGCGGATCGCGGCCGAACGCATCGGCGGCGATCGTCGCGGCCTTCGCGTCGCCCTCGCCCTTGATCGTCTGCGCGGATTTGTACGCGTTCGCGAGCACGGCCTGCTGTTCGCGTTCCGCTTCGGCCTTGATCTGCTCGACATCAGCCGCGCCTTCCGCACGCACCTGCGCCGCCTGCTCGCGCAGCGCGCCGATCATCCGCTGATAGACGGCATCCGTCTGCGCGGCCGGCAAGTCGACGCGCGTCAACTGGACGTCGACCACGTCGACGCCGAAACCGGACGCCTTCGCCTTCGCCGCATCGCGGGCCGCATCGGCGATCGCGCGCTGACCGCCGAGGGCGTCGTCGAGCGCACGCTTGCCGAATGCGTCGCCGAGCGCGCTCTTCAGCGCGCCGGCCAGGCGTTCG
Proteins encoded in this window:
- the hflC gene encoding protease modulator HflC, giving the protein MNRIIALVVAIVIVAFAASSTVLTVDPRHTAVLSGRDGAQPELAGPGIHFKLPPPLQTATLIDTRLQSLESSDPLQLATEDKHDLLVAYAVKYRISDPLKYFTATGGDPAAATERLAGALKSALGDAFGKRALDDALGGQRAIADAARDAAKAKASGFGVDVVDVQLTRVDLPAAQTDAVYQRMIGALREQAAQVRAEGAADVEQIKAEAEREQQAVLANAYKSAQTIKGEGDAKAATIAADAFGRDPQFYQFYASLQAYRNTFKRNDIIVVDPDSEFFRFMRSPTGGAAPAAPAPRKH